One stretch of Roseimicrobium sp. ORNL1 DNA includes these proteins:
- a CDS encoding saccharopine dehydrogenase family protein, with translation MSHRVLIIGAGGVGRVVVHKCAQLPEVFGEIMLASRTKSKCDAIAAELKRPIQTAAVDADNVPELVKLLKEFKPEVVINVALPYQDLTIMDACLEAGVHYIDTANYEPRDVAKFEYHWQWAYQEKFKAAGLTALLGCGFDPGVTNVYTAYAMKHHFSKIDTLDIIDCNAGDHGKAFATNFNPEINLREVTANGRYWQDGKWVETKPLEIKRSFDFPDGIGPKNIYCLYHEELESLVKHFDIRRARFWMTFGDNYIKHMEVLVNVGMTRIDPVVHKGVEIIPIEFLKTLLPEPGTLGPDTKGKTCIGNWIEGTGKDGKFKRYYVYNIKDHEDCYAETNSQGVSYTTGVPAMIAARQLLTNPSEYRQPGVWNVEQLNPDPFMEDLNKYGLPWVETYPTEPLPGEK, from the coding sequence ATGTCCCATCGAGTCCTCATCATCGGAGCCGGCGGCGTCGGCCGCGTCGTCGTTCACAAGTGCGCCCAGCTTCCCGAGGTCTTCGGCGAAATCATGCTGGCCAGCCGTACCAAGTCCAAGTGCGACGCCATTGCCGCTGAGCTGAAGCGTCCCATCCAGACCGCAGCCGTGGACGCGGACAACGTTCCCGAGCTCGTGAAGCTGCTGAAGGAGTTCAAACCGGAAGTGGTCATCAACGTCGCTCTCCCGTACCAGGACCTCACCATCATGGACGCGTGCCTGGAAGCGGGCGTGCACTACATCGACACCGCGAACTACGAGCCGCGCGATGTCGCCAAGTTCGAGTACCACTGGCAGTGGGCCTACCAGGAAAAGTTCAAGGCCGCCGGTCTCACCGCGCTGCTCGGCTGTGGCTTCGACCCCGGCGTGACGAATGTGTACACCGCGTACGCTATGAAGCACCACTTCAGCAAGATCGACACGCTGGACATCATCGACTGCAATGCAGGCGACCACGGCAAGGCCTTCGCCACGAACTTCAACCCCGAGATCAACCTCCGCGAAGTCACCGCGAACGGTCGTTACTGGCAGGATGGCAAGTGGGTGGAAACCAAGCCGCTGGAGATCAAGCGCAGCTTCGACTTCCCGGATGGCATTGGCCCGAAGAACATCTACTGCCTCTACCACGAGGAGCTGGAATCGCTCGTGAAGCACTTCGACATCCGTCGCGCTCGCTTCTGGATGACCTTTGGCGACAACTACATCAAGCACATGGAAGTGCTGGTGAACGTGGGCATGACCCGTATCGATCCCGTGGTGCACAAGGGCGTGGAAATCATCCCCATTGAGTTCCTCAAGACCCTGCTTCCCGAGCCCGGCACCCTCGGCCCCGATACCAAGGGCAAGACCTGCATCGGCAACTGGATCGAAGGCACTGGCAAGGACGGCAAGTTCAAGCGCTACTACGTGTACAACATCAAGGACCACGAGGACTGCTATGCCGAGACGAACAGCCAGGGCGTGAGCTACACCACCGGTGTGCCCGCCATGATCGCCGCCCGCCAGCTTCTCACCAATCCCTCCGAGTACCGCCAGCCCGGCGTCTGGAACGTCGAGCAGCTCAACCCGGATCCCTTCATGGAAGACCTGAACAAGTACGGTCTGCCCTGGGTGGAAACGTACCCGACCGAGCCGCTGCCGGGAGAGAAGTAA
- the hisD gene encoding histidinol dehydrogenase, with product MRIIRYTDAEYANESRRLDRRAEASDRVREVVSSVIKDIRERGDAALLELTKKFDGADLTPDTLAIPLAEAEMAIDALEPRVREALEASKRNVQTFAQQSMRKAWSMTNEQGAEVGEVFHPFERVGVYVPGGTAPLVSTAIMTVAIAAAAGVPEIVVCSPCGKDGQVNPNLLAALRLAGATEIYRVGGSQAIAAMAFGTETIKPVTKIFGPGNSYVVEAKRQAFGVVSIDLLPGPSEVLVLADKSANPAFIAADLLAQAEHGKDSGAGFLTDDAALLEAVLKEVETQGAKLSRQDMVRSVLDKECFLMLVPTLEEGAEIVNNYAPEHLSLITEREQDILPLIRTAGAIFLGNYSPVAVGDFLAGPSHTLPTGGAGKSFPGLTVDMFQRRTSMVRLSKEACAKSEPVVRIFSEIEGLDAHGNSVTVRSV from the coding sequence ATGAGAATCATCCGCTACACCGACGCCGAATACGCCAATGAGTCACGACGTCTTGACCGCCGTGCAGAAGCGTCTGACCGCGTACGGGAAGTGGTGTCATCCGTCATCAAGGACATCCGCGAGCGCGGAGACGCAGCCCTGCTCGAACTGACGAAGAAGTTCGACGGCGCGGACCTCACGCCTGATACGCTTGCCATTCCTCTCGCGGAGGCTGAAATGGCCATTGATGCGCTCGAACCCCGCGTGCGCGAGGCCCTCGAAGCTTCCAAGCGGAATGTGCAGACCTTTGCCCAGCAATCCATGCGCAAGGCCTGGTCCATGACCAACGAACAAGGCGCCGAAGTGGGTGAGGTGTTTCACCCGTTCGAGCGCGTGGGCGTCTACGTCCCCGGTGGCACCGCGCCGCTGGTGAGCACGGCCATCATGACCGTGGCCATCGCTGCTGCAGCAGGAGTGCCTGAAATCGTGGTGTGCAGCCCTTGCGGCAAGGACGGTCAGGTGAATCCCAATCTACTCGCCGCCTTGCGCCTGGCTGGCGCCACGGAAATCTATCGCGTGGGCGGCTCCCAGGCCATCGCTGCCATGGCCTTCGGCACGGAGACCATCAAGCCCGTGACCAAAATCTTTGGCCCCGGCAACAGCTACGTCGTGGAAGCGAAGCGCCAGGCTTTCGGGGTTGTCTCCATCGACCTGCTTCCCGGGCCGAGCGAAGTGTTGGTGCTCGCGGACAAGAGCGCGAATCCCGCCTTCATCGCCGCAGATCTCCTCGCCCAAGCCGAGCACGGCAAAGACAGCGGTGCTGGCTTCCTCACGGATGACGCGGCCCTGCTCGAGGCCGTGCTGAAGGAAGTCGAGACGCAGGGTGCCAAGCTCTCTCGCCAGGACATGGTGCGCAGCGTGCTGGACAAGGAATGCTTCCTCATGCTCGTGCCTACGCTCGAAGAAGGCGCGGAGATCGTGAACAACTACGCGCCGGAGCATCTGAGCCTCATCACCGAGCGCGAGCAGGACATCCTCCCGCTCATCCGCACGGCGGGCGCCATCTTTCTGGGCAATTACTCGCCCGTGGCCGTCGGCGACTTCCTCGCCGGACCCAGCCACACCCTGCCGACCGGCGGGGCAGGGAAGTCCTTCCCCGGTCTCACCGTGGACATGTTCCAGCGCCGTACCAGCATGGTGCGTCTCTCCAAGGAAGCCTGCGCCAAATCCGAACCCGTGGTCCGCATCTTCAGCGAGATCGAAGGGCTGGATGCGCACGGGAATTCCGTGACGGTGCGCTCAGTTTAA